Below is a window of Chrysiogenia bacterium DNA.
GTCGTCGAGCTCGGGGGTGCTGGCCTCCAGGACGTCGGCGTCCTCGAGGGCGGTGAGTCGGTGCTTGGTGCCGGGAGTCAGGTGGTAGGCGTCGCCGGGCCCCATCTCGCGGGGGATGAGCGCGCCGTTCTCCTCGACTTCGAGGCGGATGCGGCCGGAGAGGACGTACTGGGTCTCGTCCTTCTTC
It encodes the following:
- a CDS encoding cupin domain-containing protein; this translates as MFTPTKIDKPWGYELLWAKTDRYVGKILHITRGESLSLQYHEKKDETQYVLSGRIRLEVEENGALIPREMGPGDAYHLTPGTKHRLTALEDADVLEASTPELDDVIRLEDRYGRAAK